The Paenibacillus beijingensis nucleotide sequence ATATAGGGAGGATCGTTCGGATAATAACGGGGATGAAAGACGACACCGCTAAAGCCGGCCGCCCGGATTTCATCCAATTGGCTTTGCAGCTGCATCACATTCAGTTCCGCATTGACTGCCCAGAAGCTGAGAAATTGCAATTCTTTGTTCACTCCGGCTCTCCTTCTTCAGCGCTAGTTTTAAGCAGATCCGCCCGCAGCGGAGTGAATGCATCCAGCAGGGCACCTGCCTCCAGCGCGGTTACGCCGTGCCTCGCCCCGCCCGGTATAAACAAGGTTTCTCCTTGGCGCAGCGAATGCACCTCCCCATTGATGCGAAATTCGAAGCTCCCTTTGAGGCAATAGGTCAGCTGCTCGTGCGGGTGCTCATGCTCGTAGCCTTCCGCTCCCGCTTCAAAGTGAACCTCCATCATCATAATGGAATGACCCGGCTCGAAAATACGCCTCTTCACCCCAGGTTCCGCTTGCTCCCAAATCCCGCTATTCACCCTGCTTCTCCTCCTTAAGCATCATTTTCATCCAGCTTCTCTAATCTTGCACCTTCATTGCGCCAGTCCAGAGAAAATCTTTGCATGCCATCCATGGTCTGGAATGCAATGAGCCATGTTCCGTCAGGCCCTTCAGTGGCAACAAGTTGATCCTGCTTTGATCGGCTTTCCGGTATGACACCACTGTTGTTCTCGTGCCCGAAATACAGAACCTGTACAAACACCACATCATTGGTTTCTTTCGCCCGGCGGATCAGCGTTGCTCTTGCGTTTGCAAGCGGATTATCCGGCGTAACCGCTGCCAGCAAATCCGATGGGGCCGAACACCAGCTCAGATGTTTCAGGATGCCGCCGTCCCGTATTTGGTAGCGAAAGACTTCGCACGGTTCAGCGGCTCGGCCGCGGTATTCGTTCAGCCACCGCAAATCAATCCGGCCTAAACCATCAATCGCCGGCTTCCACCCATCATCCGTACCGATCCATTCTCCGGACAGATGATTGGACAGGCAGATGTCTCTTGGCTGAGGCACCTGCGCCCGGGTAATATCGAGCACATAATCGCCAGCAAGCGCAAGAATCCGGCGGAAAGCAGCTCCTTCGTAAAGCTGCTCATCCCACGGCCTAAGAGCCTCCGGCAAAATGATCCGGCCTTTCATTCTGAAATCGTCCCCGCCCCAATCGACTGCCGCCTCCAGCAGCGTCCCCCATCGCTTTTGGGCGGCTTGCACAAGCCGGCCGTCGCGCGGCGGCTGATCGGAGCCGCCAAGGCTGAGCGTATTGTGGGCGAGCGTATGCTTGAACCAGCCATAATGGGCCGGCACGCCATAAGCGGTCGTACCCGGATCGGTCATGACAGGAATGGCGCCGCAGCCAAGGGACAAACCAAGCCGGTCCATATGGTCATGCTCGCCGCCGAAGATGCTGTGTTTGACGAGGGCATACCAGCCGGAAGGGTGGCGGATTTGAGATAAGCCGCTTATTGGAAGCGAATAATTTTGACGAATTAACCCTTGCAAGCTTGGCGGCCGATCGGCTGAAGCCGTAAGCTCCCTCCCGAACAATAAGGCGTATATCGAAGTTCTTTCGGCAGGTTCTTCGCGTGCATCAATCGGTTCTGCAGCGCAGCCCGTATATACCGTTTGGAGGAAAGAACGGTACGTCTCATCCCCGTAAATATCGAGCGCCACCTCATAGTAAGGCGCATAGCTGTCCATTCGTTCAAGTGGTCCCCCATCGTTTAGCGAGGGCATATAACCGCCCGGCAGAATAATCTTCAACGGATAATCGAACATCGCCTTCAGCGCCGGATTGCGCCACAAATCCCACTTTGTTCCCTCGGCGATAAGGGCAAAGCCAATCAGTGCTTTAAGGGCGTAAACATGATAGTGAACGCTTCCTTCATACCAGAAGCCGTCCCCCAATATTCCCCGATCCATCTGATCGCGAAGTCCGTATTCACCGTCTAAGCCCGCTTCAATCACCGCCTCGTCGCCCAGCAAGATGCCGAGCACGCCGATCGCGGACGTAATGAGGACGGCGTGATTATGAATTTGCCGCTCTTTATGCGCAATGAGAAACTCCGCACAGGGCGCAAGCAGACCGCTGCATATGCGCTGATCCTCTTCCGGCGAGAGGGCATCCCGCAGCAAATGAAAGCCGGCAGCCAGATCGAGAATCCAATGCGCCTCGTCAAGCGTTTGGGCGAACAGCTTCCCCGGTCCGTTATACGGAATATCGCCATGCACCTTATAAGCTTCGTAATGTTCCGAATAACCGAGCAGAAAGCCTTTTGCCAGATTGAGCAGTTCTTCATCCGGCTCGAAGGCATAGAGCAGAGCGGCAAAGTAGACGGCCCTGCCAATCCGGTTATGAGCAGACGATGTCCAGCACGAGTCGAACGGCTCGCCCCTATGTTCCTCCCCGCATACCGGGCACACATGCAATGTTGGGAGCTCCCAATCGAATGTCAGTGCGGCTCCATCTAGGTGGCAGTGATACAGATGCGTCCACTGCCCTTTTTCCCGTTCGCCTATCGCATACCGGATCGTTGTCGCCTCTGAAGCCTCCTTCCGAAGAAGGGACATTGCGGCCAGGAACGAAGGCGACTTTCCATTGGCTCGAAGACGGCTGCGTCTCGTATCATTCATCGCTTCGGCCCCTACCCTTTCAGCGAACCTTCCGTCATCTGCATGAACGACTTGTTCGCGATCATATAAACAAGGAGCAGCGGAAGGATGGACAAGCAGGCGCCGGCGAACATGTAATGCGTTTGTACAGCCGCGCTCGGCCCATAGCGGAGGTAGGACAGTCCGACCGTTAACGTTTGCAGCTCCGGGTTGTTCAGCGTAAATACGAGCGGCCGCAAATATTCATTCCATGCGCCGCAAAACGTAAACAGCGCGCCCACGCCCAGCGCCGGACGCAGCAGCGGGAGCAGAATGCGCCAGTAAATGCCCGCATTCGAGCACCCGTCAATCCGGGCCGCTTCATCCAGCTCGCGGGACACTCCTTTTAGAAAGCTGAGCAGAATAAAGAAAATATACGCATGAGCGTTGATTAGAATAAGGACGACACCCCACAGCGTCGTATGAAGATGAAGCTTTACCATCAGCTGAAACTGCGGCCGCAGCACAACCGCCCCGATCGAAATAAACATCGTCGACGCTTGAAGGCCGACAAACAAGACTTTTCCAGGGAAGGCCATCCGATCGACGACATACGCCGCCATGGAAGCGACAATCAAGGTTCCGACCGTTGAGGCGGCGCTGAGAAACACGCTGTTCCAGAGAAACCGGGAGAAATGCGCCTGCACCCAAGCCTCTTGATAGTTGCTGAACTGCCAGACCGCAGGGATCAGCTTGCCGCCCGCTGAAATTTCCGCATTCGTCATGAACGAACCGAAGGCTGTGACGACCAGCGGAAATAAAATGAGCAATGCCGTGACGAGCAAAAACAGCCCCAGCAGCACCCTTCCTCCCCAGCGTCCGGCGGAAATCGGTCCGGATTTGGATCTTGAAGGCCGTCTCGTCGATATATAAGCAGTTGTTTTCATGATCGGGGCCTCCTCATTGAAGATGGTTTAAACGCCTGGACATGAGATGGTAAATCAGCGTAATGATGCCAACGATAACCGCCGTTACAAAACCGACCGCGCTCCCGTATCCGAACTGTTGATCAGCGGTGTAGGAAGCCGACGGGGTTGGAAAGAACAGCTTATATACATATAAATACATCACTTCCGTCTTGCCGATCGGTCCGCCATCCGTTAAGACCATAATGCTTTCATAACCCTTGAGGGAGTTGATGATGGCCAGCATAATGACAATTTGCAGCACAGGCCCCAGCATGGGAACGGTAAGATGCCAGAACTGCTGCCACCGGCTCGCGCCGTCAAGCGATGCGCTTTCGTATACGTCATTCGGTATGTTTTGAAGTCCGGACAGAAAAAGCAGCATATAGTTGCCAACCGCTCCCCAGATCGCAATGATGATTGCCGTGAGCATGGCATGATCGGGACCAAGCCAATCAATGCGCTCGGGAATGAGATGAAGCTTCAGCAGGTACTGGTTGAGCAATCCATTGTACGAGTTGAACATGATGTAAAAGACAACGGCCATGACGGCGGAGCTGATGATGGTTGGAAGGAAAATGATCGCCCGGAGGGTGCTGCGTCCCCGGAAGGAATGATTCAAGATGACCGCCAGCACAAGGCTCAGCGGAATCGTAATAAGCAGCTTTCCCCCGGCATAGATGAAGGTGTTGACGACAGAATCCCAAAACTGGGTGTCCCGAAGCAGCCGCTCAAAGTTATCCAGTCCAACGAAGGAAGCACTGCCGTAACCTTTGTAATCGTAGAACATATACCAGATCGCCCAGCCGATCGGATAAATGCCAAGCACGCCGGTAAGCAGCAAACTCGGAAACAAAAAGAGGTATGAAAAACCGATTTGATGCAGGTTGTTCATCTTGCTCACTCCTTGAATCATTCGTTTCAGATGCACAGCAAGGGGCGTCGTATGGATGGCGGCGCCCCTTGGATGTCGCTGATTCTATTTTAACTTCATCGAATCGAAGTCCGGTTTAGGCTCCGCCTTCACTTCACCTGCTGCAATGGCTTTATCCAAAGCGTCGTTATATCGTTTGTCCAAATCCTGAATGATGGCATCCAGGTCGCCGCCGCTCAGCATATATTTGAAGAATGCGTCGGGCGCCATGATGCCTTCAACCTTGATCGCCGATGTCGGGTCAAGCGGCCAGGTGCCGTCATTTTCCGTCGGCATAAATCCTTCGATGCCTTTGATCGCCGGCTTTCCGGCGGAGGCCGAAATGGCCGGCACCATCGACAGGCCAAAGCCTTTTTCCTGATACGATTTCAAGATGTCGTCCCCGTACATATACTGCATGAATTTCCATGCCGCTTCCTTATTTTTGGATTGGGCGCTGATGGACAGCCATTGTCCGCCAAGCAGAGACGTCTTTCCTGCCACTTTGCCGTCAATTGTCGGGACGGGTGCGGCCGCCCATTCGATTTTGGCCGGAAATTGATTTTGGTAGACACCCGGCTCGGAGGAGAAAGAAATGTACATGCCGATTTTGCCTTCCGCGAACTGGGCGCGCAGCGGATCAATGTCAAGAGATTCCATTCCCGGCAGCGTGCTGCCTTCGTCAACCATTTGTTTAAACGCCTCGATAATCGCCTTATAGCCGCTCCAATCAAATCTCGCCGTCTTGAAATCGTAGCCAAGTCCGCCGTAACCGCTCGCCTCCGCAATGACCCTTGCCGAACGGAAAATAGCGCTCTGCGGACTTTTAAAATTAAGGGCGAAGCCATAGGCGCCTTCGGCTTTGCCGGCTTCCGTCAGCTTTTTGGCTGTTTGCACCATTTCTGCCAGTGTAGTTGGCGGTGAAACGATGCCGGCCTTGTCGAACAGGTCCTTGTTATACACAAGCCTAAGGGTTGAACCATAATTCGGCAGGCTGTACAGCTTGCCGTCGATCTCATTGTAATCCGGAATAACAGGGAACTTTTGCTTGAAGTCGTCCGTTAAATAGCTGTCGATCGGCTCCAGGTATCCTTTCTTCACCCACGGCTGAATCGTATTTTCTTTCACGCGAATGATGTCGGGAGCCTGGCCGGATGCGAACGCCAAATCGATCGCCTGGTTGAAGTCGTCGGTCTTGACGACCAACTCCACCTCGATATTGTCGGCATTCGTTTCGTTGAATTTCTGTACGACTTCCTTAATGTAATCCTGGTCATGCCTGTCGCCGGTCCAGTAGGAGAGCTTCACTTTTTTCCCGTTACCGGCTGTCTCCAACGTACTTTGCGACTGCTCCGGCGTGTCGGATGTTCCAGGTGACGACGGCGCATTGTTGCTGCTGCAGGCGGCGCTTAGCGCCAGCATTCCGATACAAGCGGTTAACCCCACTTTTTTGATCATGACGGCTGATCCTCCCTCGTCTATTGAGAACGCTTTCAACCACACCTTTACTATAAAATAATGCGAGGGCTGCTGGAATGCGGTGACTTCGTGTTCTAGGGCAGCTATTTCGCGTTGTTTCATGATTTCGGCTGCTCCGGTTTGCCAAGAAACAATTCCTTGAATTCGGAAGGGGTCAGCCCCGTCTGTTTCTTGAAGACCTCGCTGAAATAGCGCCGGTGCTCATAGCCGAGCTGCTGTGCGATTTCCTGTACCTGATAATCCTCCAGCAGCATTTCCTTCGCCCGCTCTATTTTCGCCTGTGTGACGTATTGCTGAAAGGTTGTGCCCGCTACTTTCTTGAACAAGTTGGAATAGTAACCCCAGCTCAGATTAACGGCCCGGGCACACAGCTCCAGCGTCAGATCGAGATGGAGATTGGATTTGATGAACTCCATGGAACGATAAATAATTTTCTGCGACTCGCTCGTACGCTCCCGCTCCATCAACCGGCAGCCCATTTCGCACAGCTCATTCAGCCATATCCGGTAGTCCTGCAGCTCCGTCAGTCTCATCCCCCCTGCAGGGTCGACGCGGCTTTCGAAGGCGACAATGGAAGAACGCGGGAATTTCTCCAGCATAATGCGAAGCA carries:
- a CDS encoding cupin domain-containing protein, whose translation is MNSGIWEQAEPGVKRRIFEPGHSIMMMEVHFEAGAEGYEHEHPHEQLTYCLKGSFEFRINGEVHSLRQGETLFIPGGARHGVTALEAGALLDAFTPLRADLLKTSAEEGEPE
- a CDS encoding heparinase II/III domain-containing protein, producing MNDTRRSRLRANGKSPSFLAAMSLLRKEASEATTIRYAIGEREKGQWTHLYHCHLDGAALTFDWELPTLHVCPVCGEEHRGEPFDSCWTSSAHNRIGRAVYFAALLYAFEPDEELLNLAKGFLLGYSEHYEAYKVHGDIPYNGPGKLFAQTLDEAHWILDLAAGFHLLRDALSPEEDQRICSGLLAPCAEFLIAHKERQIHNHAVLITSAIGVLGILLGDEAVIEAGLDGEYGLRDQMDRGILGDGFWYEGSVHYHVYALKALIGFALIAEGTKWDLWRNPALKAMFDYPLKIILPGGYMPSLNDGGPLERMDSYAPYYEVALDIYGDETYRSFLQTVYTGCAAEPIDAREEPAERTSIYALLFGRELTASADRPPSLQGLIRQNYSLPISGLSQIRHPSGWYALVKHSIFGGEHDHMDRLGLSLGCGAIPVMTDPGTTAYGVPAHYGWFKHTLAHNTLSLGGSDQPPRDGRLVQAAQKRWGTLLEAAVDWGGDDFRMKGRIILPEALRPWDEQLYEGAAFRRILALAGDYVLDITRAQVPQPRDICLSNHLSGEWIGTDDGWKPAIDGLGRIDLRWLNEYRGRAAEPCEVFRYQIRDGGILKHLSWCSAPSDLLAAVTPDNPLANARATLIRRAKETNDVVFVQVLYFGHENNSGVIPESRSKQDQLVATEGPDGTWLIAFQTMDGMQRFSLDWRNEGARLEKLDENDA
- a CDS encoding carbohydrate ABC transporter permease, yielding MKTTAYISTRRPSRSKSGPISAGRWGGRVLLGLFLLVTALLILFPLVVTAFGSFMTNAEISAGGKLIPAVWQFSNYQEAWVQAHFSRFLWNSVFLSAASTVGTLIVASMAAYVVDRMAFPGKVLFVGLQASTMFISIGAVVLRPQFQLMVKLHLHTTLWGVVLILINAHAYIFFILLSFLKGVSRELDEAARIDGCSNAGIYWRILLPLLRPALGVGALFTFCGAWNEYLRPLVFTLNNPELQTLTVGLSYLRYGPSAAVQTHYMFAGACLSILPLLLVYMIANKSFMQMTEGSLKG
- a CDS encoding carbohydrate ABC transporter permease, producing the protein MNNLHQIGFSYLFLFPSLLLTGVLGIYPIGWAIWYMFYDYKGYGSASFVGLDNFERLLRDTQFWDSVVNTFIYAGGKLLITIPLSLVLAVILNHSFRGRSTLRAIIFLPTIISSAVMAVVFYIMFNSYNGLLNQYLLKLHLIPERIDWLGPDHAMLTAIIIAIWGAVGNYMLLFLSGLQNIPNDVYESASLDGASRWQQFWHLTVPMLGPVLQIVIMLAIINSLKGYESIMVLTDGGPIGKTEVMYLYVYKLFFPTPSASYTADQQFGYGSAVGFVTAVIVGIITLIYHLMSRRLNHLQ
- a CDS encoding ABC transporter substrate-binding protein, whose product is MIKKVGLTACIGMLALSAACSSNNAPSSPGTSDTPEQSQSTLETAGNGKKVKLSYWTGDRHDQDYIKEVVQKFNETNADNIEVELVVKTDDFNQAIDLAFASGQAPDIIRVKENTIQPWVKKGYLEPIDSYLTDDFKQKFPVIPDYNEIDGKLYSLPNYGSTLRLVYNKDLFDKAGIVSPPTTLAEMVQTAKKLTEAGKAEGAYGFALNFKSPQSAIFRSARVIAEASGYGGLGYDFKTARFDWSGYKAIIEAFKQMVDEGSTLPGMESLDIDPLRAQFAEGKIGMYISFSSEPGVYQNQFPAKIEWAAAPVPTIDGKVAGKTSLLGGQWLSISAQSKNKEAAWKFMQYMYGDDILKSYQEKGFGLSMVPAISASAGKPAIKGIEGFMPTENDGTWPLDPTSAIKVEGIMAPDAFFKYMLSGGDLDAIIQDLDKRYNDALDKAIAAGEVKAEPKPDFDSMKLK